CCGGCAACGACAACTGCTGTGAAGTTGCTTTTCTTGCGACCGAGGTCAAGGTGCGCGACTCCAAGCTCCCCGAGAGGGCAGTACTCGGCTTCACTCGGTCGGCGTGGCAGATCGCGGTAGCGCACTTCGGCAGTCCACCGTCTGTCGGGGGTGGCCATGAACACATCTGATCCAGCCGCGTGCGGCGCGCGTGCACGGCCCGGGCGCAAGGAATTCACGGCCTATTGCGCGGTGACCGCGACGCTCGCCACCACGGCCGGCGCGGCCGCGTCCCTGCTGGGCAGGGAAATGGCTGTCCGGTTCCTCGTGTGGGGGCTGGTCCTGCTGGTGGTCACCGTCGCTGCCGGCTGGTGGTGGGCCTCGTCGCCCGCTACGGCTCATCGGTGGACGGTGGGTCTCTTGGTGCGTCCGGTAGCGAGGGGCGCACCGACTCGAATGCCTTCGCGAAAGTTTTGATCAGAACGACGGCGAGACTGAGGCTGCCTCCCAGACATATCTCGGGCGGGATTCCTGTCTGCACTCCGGCATAGACGATCAGCGAGAGGGTCATCGAGGAGAACAGGGCGAGCGCGGTCAGATTGCGCAGCACTCGGATCAGATCGTCCGTGTGGGCTCTGCGGCGGCGTATCGCGTTCTCGGTCTCGTCATGACGTAGGCGTCGCAGCCGAGCGCAGGCATCGTCGCTGGCGATGCCCGACGAGGTCAGGGAGCTTGGCACCGACGGTTCGCAGGTGGGAGCCTTGTCCACGGGGCGGGAGATCGTGGGGGAGCGGCCGACGCCCGCACGACGGTCTTCTCGCCTCCGTTTCGCTTTCGCCATAGCCTTGTGCCCCCGTCGGTGCCTGGTCGGAATCAGGAACGGCTCAGTTGGTCCAGGAGTTCATCAAGCAGTGCGACGGTCTGGTCCTGGTCGAGTGCTTTGTCGGTCAGGTCTTCGAAGCACTCCTGGAAACGGGCGACCATGACACGGTTGTCCCGGTTGGTGAGAACGCCACCGGGCCCGGCCACGTACAGAACGTCCTCGTCGTCGTGAAAACTGAGGAGGATGAAGCTGTTCTCCAGGCTGTCGTGGGCTCCGGCGCTGAAGGGCAGTGCTCGGATGGAGACACTGTTGCCGGTGGCCAACTCCTTGATGTGGGCCAGTTGCTGGCGCATGGTGCTCGCCCCGCCGACGAGTCGACGCAGCGCCGATTCATCGATGATCACCTCCATGGACAGGCCGTTCTCGCTGAAGACGTGATCCTGCCGAGCGGTCCGGAGATCGATGACCCGCTGGCGGGGCGTGGTGGGAGGCGAGGCGTCGAAGAAGGCGGTCATGTAGTCCGTGGTCTGCAACAGGCCAGGAATCATTGTCGGGTGGTATGTGCGCATGCCGTCGGCTGAGTTCTCGTAGCCCAGGTACTGGGCGAAGGGCGGGCTGATGATGTCGTTGTACTCGGACCACCAGGACTGACCCTTGCTGCCGCGGGCTGCTTGTTCCAGCTGTTCGACAAGCGCGTCGTCAGTCACCTCGTACAGGCGAAGCATCGCCTGCAGGTCGGTGACCGACAGGCTGACCGTGCCCGCCTCAATGCGAATGATCTTCGACAGAGACCAGTCCAGCCGCTCCGCAGCTTCCCGCTGCGTCAGGCTCGTCTTGTCGCGCGCGACCTTCAGCGCCAGGCGTAGCTTGCGGCGGTTGAGGCTGGGGTCAGAGGCGGTAGGCACGGTGTGCTCCTTTACGGGTGACGCTGGACGCGCCGAAAAGGTGCAACCTGCCGAACGCGACCCAGCGGAAGGTCAGGTCTGCGTGCGTGCTGAAAGGTGCCGCAGTTCGCTCGTGACCTTACCCGTTCGAAGGCGCCAGCCTGACACATTCGAACGAAGTTCATCCATCTGGAGCCTTACAATTGCGTAGGGCGGGATGCTGTCCTCGGGATGCTTCTACCCAAAAGACATATGTCTAATCGACCGGCTGAGCGATGGTGTGCGAAGGTGACGCACGTCACGTGTAGGCAGGGGCTCTCCGTGGCGATGCACGTCGGGGTGGCCTGGTGCGCCACCGCCCGCCCCCGTTGTCTGTCGTCGCCTAGAGCGACAACGCGCCCCGCAGCGCCCGTACCAACCCCTGCGCCCGCGGATCCGCCGTGACCGATTTGCGGAAGCCGTTCGTGACGTAGCCGAAGGCGATTCCCGACTCCGGGGCCGCGAAGCCCAGGGAGCCGCCGCGGCCCGGGTGGCCGAAGGAGCCCGCGGCCAGGAACGGGGACGCCGAGCCGTGGAGCATGTACCCGAGGCCGAAGCTCGTGTTGATCACCAGGACGCGGTCCGGGCCCGCCGACTCCCGCGCGCGAGCCGCCGCCAGGGTCGGTGCCGTGAACAGGCGCGTGCCGCCGTCCACTTCGCCGATCAGGGACGCGTAGAAGCGCGCCAGCCCGTCCGCCGTCGCGATGCCGTTCGTCGCGGGGAGCTCCGCCGCCCGGTACGCGGGGTCGTTCTGGTCCGGGAACGGGGCGATCGCCGCGAAGGCCCGCCGGGTGAGGGAGTCGGGGTCCTCGTAGGCCTCCACCACCGACTGCTTCGGGCGGGCCCGCAGGCCCCCGTCGCCCGCCGGGGTCTCGACGCGGCCCACCCTGCCGACCCGGACCGCCTCCTCGTCCGGCAGCCCGACCCACACGTCCGCGCCCACCGGCCCCGCGATCTCCCGCGCGATCCAGTCACCGATGCCGACCCCGGTGACGCGCCGCAGCAGCTCACCGGTCAGCCAGCCGTACGTCAGCGCGTGGTAGCCGTGGTCCGCGCCCGGCTCCCAGACCGGGGCCTGGCGGGCGACCGCCTCGGCGCCCTTCAGCGGGTCGAGCGACTCCTCGGCAGTCAGCGGCACGTCCAGGACCGGCAGTCCGGCCCGGTGCGAGAGCACATGCCGGACCAGCACCCGCTCCTTGCCCGCCGCCTTGAACTCGGGCCAGTACTCGCCCACCGGCGCGTCCAGGTCCACCTGCCCGCGCTGGTGGAGGAGGAGCAGTGCCGCCGCAGCGACGCCCTTGGTCGCCGAGCGGACGATCTGGGCGGTGCCGCGCTGCCACGGGTCATCGCCGTCGATGTCCTTGGTGCCCGCCCACAGGTCGACGACCTTGCGGCCGTCGCGGTACACGGCCACCGCCGCGCCCCGGTCGCCGAGTGTCTCGAAGTTGCGTACGAACGCCGCCCTGACCGGCTCGAAGCCCTCGGCCACTGTGCCGTTCACGTTCACGTCCACCACGTCCGTACCCTTCGCCGCGTCACGCCCCCATTGTCACCGAGCGCGGATCGAAGCCGAACGGCAGCTCCAGGCGGTGCTCCCGCATCAGCTCCTCGTCGGAGAGCAGTTCGCCGGTGCGGCCGTCCGCCGCGATCACGCCGTCGCTGAGGATCAGGGCTCGGGGGCACAGTTCGAGGGCGTACGGCAGGTCGTGCGTGACCATCAGCACGGTCACGTCCAACGAGCGCAGGATGTCGGCGAGTTCGCGCCGCGAGGCGGGGTCGAGGTTGGACGACGGCTCGTCCAGGACGAGGATCTCCGGCTCCATCGCCAGCACGGTCGCGACGGCCACCCGGCGCCGCTGGCCGAAGGAGAGGTGGTGCGGCGGCCGGTCGGCGAAGCTCTCCATGCCGACCCGTTCCAGGGCCGTGCGCACCCGAGCCTCCAGCTCCGGGCCCTTCAGTCCGGCGGACGCGGGCCCGAACGCCACGTCCTCGCGCACGCTCGGCATGAAGAGCTGGTCGTCCGGGTCCTGGAAGACGATGCCGACCTTCCGCCGGATCTCCGCCATGTGCTTCTTGCCGACGCGCAGCCCGGCGACCGTCACCGTCCCCGCGCCGCCGGTCAGGATGCCGTTGAGGTGGAGCACGAGGGTCGTCTTGCCGGCGCCGTTCGGACCGAGCAGGGCCACGCGCTCACCCCGGCCGACGCTGAAGTCCACGCCGAAGAGGGCCTGGTGCCCGTCGGGGTAGGCGAAGGCCAGCCCGGCCACCTCCAGGGAGGGGGGAGTGGGCGCGGAATCGGTCACAGGGGTCACAGGGTCCATCCCAGCAGACATACGACGAGCGCGGCGCACGGCAGGGCGAAGGCGTACGACCACTGCGCGCGCGACGCGGTCACCTCGTCGATGACCGGCATCGAACCGGCGTACCCCCGGCTGACCATGGCCAGGTGCACCCGCTCCCCGCGTTCGTAGGAGCGGATGAACAGGGCGCCGGCGGACTTGGCGAGCACGCCCCAGGAGCGGACGCCGCGGGCCTCGAAGCCGCGCGACTCCCGCGCGATCCGCATCCGCCGCATCTCGTCCGTGATGACGTCCCCGTAACGGATCATGAAGGACGCGATCTGTACGAGGAGGGGTGGCAGCCGGAGCCGCTGGAGGCCCAGCAGCAGCTCGCGCAGCTCGGTCGTGGAGGCGAGCAGGACGGACGCGGCGACCCCGAGGGTGCCCTTGGCCAGCACGTTCCAGGCGCCCCACAGGCCGTTCACGCTCAGGGACAGCCCGAGCACGTCGACCCGCTCGCCCTGCGCCACGAACGGCATCAGCACGGCGAAGGCCACGAACGGCACCTCGATCAGCAGCCGCTTCAGTACGAAGCCGGCCGGGACGCGGGCCGCGTACGCCACGGTCGCCAGCAGCAGCGCGTACAGCCCGAAGGCCCACATCGCCTCCCGCGGGGTCGAGACGACGACCAGCACGAAGGCGAAGACGGCGGCCAGCTTGGTGTGCGGCGGCAGAGCGTGCACGGGGGAGTGCCCGTGCCGGTAGAGCTTGTGCGCGTGACCGGCACCCATGTCAGCCTTCCATGTCAGACGGACTCGCCGACGTGCGAGGGCCCGTTCTGAGGCCCGCTCCGGGACCCGGCCTGGGGCTCGGGCGTACGGCGCCTGCGGACGGCCCAGAAGACGCCCGTACCCGCGACGACCGTGACGCCCACCCCGATCACACCCGCGAGGCCGCCGGAGATCCGGCTGTCGGTCAGGCCCTCGACGCCGTAGTCGGCGAGCGGCGAGTCGGCGGCGGCGTGGTCCTCGGCCTTGGCGTCGATGCCCTTGTCGGCGGCGACCTTCTCCAGGCCGTCGGGGTTCGCCGAGGCGTAGAAGCTGACGAAACCGGCGAGGACGAGGGAGGTGGCGAGACCGGCCAGCCACACCTTGCGGTGGGACCGGGCGGCGACGGGGGCGGGCTCGGCGGCGGGGGTGTCGACCAGCTCGCCGTTGATCCGCAGTTTCAGGGGCGCGGTCAGGCCGCGGGCCCCGTACACGAGGTCAGGGCGTACGGCGATGACGGCGCCGACCGTGAGGGCGGTGATCGCGGCCTCACCGAGGCCGATGAGGACGTGGACGCCGACCATGGCGGTGAGGACCTGCCCGATCGGGACGTCCGTGGTGCCGCCGATCGCGTAGATCAGCGTGAAGGCCGCGGCGGCGGCAGGGACGGAGATCACAGCGGCGACGAACGCTGAGACGGTAATGGACCGACGCTTCCTGGGCAGGAGTTTTACGAGGCCGCGGAAGACGGCGTAGGCCACGACCGTGGTGACGACCGCCATGTTCGTGATGTTCACGCCCAGTGCCGTGAGGCCGCCGTCGGCGAAGAGGATGCCCTGCATGAGGAGCACGACCGAGACGCAGAGGACCCCGGTGAAGGGGCCCACGAGTATCGCGGCGAGCGCGCCTCCGAGCAGATGTCCGCTGGTGCCGGCCGCGACCGGGAAGTTCAGCATCTGCACGGCGAAGATGAACGCGGCGACCAGTCCCGCGAGCGGGGCCGTCCGCTCGTCCAGCTCACGGCGGGCGCCGCGCAGGCTCACCGCGACCGCCGTGGCGGCCACGGCTCCGGCGGCGACGGAGACGGGCGCGTTGATGAATCCGTCGGGCACGTGCATGGAGGGCTCCGCTTCCGGGGGCAGGCCGACTGGCGATAACCGTTAGATGATAGTGGCTTAATGCGAACAGCTTGCAAGAGCGAGGTGACCTCGAATACGGCCGAGACTCAGCTGGGGGCGCATATCGGAAAATATGCGACATTGGAGAAGGATCAGTTCGAAGAGGGAGCGATCGATGTCCGCCGTTGAGCAGTACGCGCGCGTCCACATCGTGACGGACGAGGCGCAGGATCCGCCCGCCGTACCGGTGGCCCTTCGCTACGACCCCGAGACCGACCCCCGACGGGTGCACATCATGCTGCCCGGCCACCACGAGTGGGTCTTCACCCGCGACCTGCTCGAACAGGGACTACGGGCGCCGGCCGCCGCCGGTGACGTACGCATCTGGCCCTGCGGGCGGGTCCAGGCCGTCATGGAGTTCCACTCGGCGAAGGGAGTGGCGGTCGTGCAGTTCGAGGCGAAGACGCTGATCCGCTTCCTGCGGCGGACGTACACGGCCGCGCCTGTGTCCAACTGAGCCGACTGAGCCGACCGGTTCAGCCGCCCGCCCGCATCGTCAGCTGCCCGCCTTCGTCAGCTGCCCGCCTTCAGGAGCGCCGC
This sequence is a window from Streptomyces ortus. Protein-coding genes within it:
- a CDS encoding serine hydrolase domain-containing protein; this encodes MNVNGTVAEGFEPVRAAFVRNFETLGDRGAAVAVYRDGRKVVDLWAGTKDIDGDDPWQRGTAQIVRSATKGVAAAALLLLHQRGQVDLDAPVGEYWPEFKAAGKERVLVRHVLSHRAGLPVLDVPLTAEESLDPLKGAEAVARQAPVWEPGADHGYHALTYGWLTGELLRRVTGVGIGDWIAREIAGPVGADVWVGLPDEEAVRVGRVGRVETPAGDGGLRARPKQSVVEAYEDPDSLTRRAFAAIAPFPDQNDPAYRAAELPATNGIATADGLARFYASLIGEVDGGTRLFTAPTLAAARARESAGPDRVLVINTSFGLGYMLHGSASPFLAAGSFGHPGRGGSLGFAAPESGIAFGYVTNGFRKSVTADPRAQGLVRALRGALSL
- a CDS encoding energy-coupling factor ABC transporter ATP-binding protein translates to MSAGMDPVTPVTDSAPTPPSLEVAGLAFAYPDGHQALFGVDFSVGRGERVALLGPNGAGKTTLVLHLNGILTGGAGTVTVAGLRVGKKHMAEIRRKVGIVFQDPDDQLFMPSVREDVAFGPASAGLKGPELEARVRTALERVGMESFADRPPHHLSFGQRRRVAVATVLAMEPEILVLDEPSSNLDPASRRELADILRSLDVTVLMVTHDLPYALELCPRALILSDGVIAADGRTGELLSDEELMREHRLELPFGFDPRSVTMGA
- a CDS encoding DUF397 domain-containing protein; the encoded protein is MPLGGPVLDEGLASVSWRKSTYSETGNDNCCEVAFLATEVKVRDSKLPERAVLGFTRSAWQIAVAHFGSPPSVGGGHEHI
- the cbiQ gene encoding cobalt ECF transporter T component CbiQ, with translation MGAGHAHKLYRHGHSPVHALPPHTKLAAVFAFVLVVVSTPREAMWAFGLYALLLATVAYAARVPAGFVLKRLLIEVPFVAFAVLMPFVAQGERVDVLGLSLSVNGLWGAWNVLAKGTLGVAASVLLASTTELRELLLGLQRLRLPPLLVQIASFMIRYGDVITDEMRRMRIARESRGFEARGVRSWGVLAKSAGALFIRSYERGERVHLAMVSRGYAGSMPVIDEVTASRAQWSYAFALPCAALVVCLLGWTL
- a CDS encoding helix-turn-helix domain-containing protein, yielding MPTASDPSLNRRKLRLALKVARDKTSLTQREAAERLDWSLSKIIRIEAGTVSLSVTDLQAMLRLYEVTDDALVEQLEQAARGSKGQSWWSEYNDIISPPFAQYLGYENSADGMRTYHPTMIPGLLQTTDYMTAFFDASPPTTPRQRVIDLRTARQDHVFSENGLSMEVIIDESALRRLVGGASTMRQQLAHIKELATGNSVSIRALPFSAGAHDSLENSFILLSFHDDEDVLYVAGPGGVLTNRDNRVMVARFQECFEDLTDKALDQDQTVALLDELLDQLSRS
- a CDS encoding SsgA family sporulation/cell division regulator: MSAVEQYARVHIVTDEAQDPPAVPVALRYDPETDPRRVHIMLPGHHEWVFTRDLLEQGLRAPAAAGDVRIWPCGRVQAVMEFHSAKGVAVVQFEAKTLIRFLRRTYTAAPVSN
- a CDS encoding energy-coupling factor ABC transporter permease, whose translation is MHVPDGFINAPVSVAAGAVAATAVAVSLRGARRELDERTAPLAGLVAAFIFAVQMLNFPVAAGTSGHLLGGALAAILVGPFTGVLCVSVVLLMQGILFADGGLTALGVNITNMAVVTTVVAYAVFRGLVKLLPRKRRSITVSAFVAAVISVPAAAAAFTLIYAIGGTTDVPIGQVLTAMVGVHVLIGLGEAAITALTVGAVIAVRPDLVYGARGLTAPLKLRINGELVDTPAAEPAPVAARSHRKVWLAGLATSLVLAGFVSFYASANPDGLEKVAADKGIDAKAEDHAAADSPLADYGVEGLTDSRISGGLAGVIGVGVTVVAGTGVFWAVRRRRTPEPQAGSRSGPQNGPSHVGESV